GTTTACCGTAGGGATATTCCAGCAAGTGTAGGATATAGAGTTTCCCTGAACATTGGCTTTGGATGGCTCAGTGTTTGTTATGCCAGGTTGCTGGGTACTCCAGAAATCCAAAGCAGCTCAGGCGTAGATTCCACCCCACTTTGACCAGCACCAATGCTGGTAATTctgtgggtttgtgtccctCATTTTGGGGGTGAACACAGCAGCACCTCGTGATTCTCTTGCTGCCAGAGCCTGATGGAGCAGTGGAGCCCCTTGGGTGCTCCTTGACTCTTGAGCAGATTAGAAAGAGAAGTTTGTGTTTGTGGGAGCAAAGACTGGGCATGCACAGAGCAGTTCTTGTTTCTCAGCTCAGCCAATTCACTTTCCTGATGGATCTTTGGTCCTGAGGTTTGGGAGCAAAAGTGGCCTCTTACAGTAGAGCCTGCACTGCTTTTGTACTTCTGTACTTTTGTACTTTTACTCAAAACAGGGATATCCAAGCTTGagttttgattttcagtttaaaaacttTCAGGAAACTCAAGTAAACAGCATCAGAAATGTTAAGAGGGACTCTTTTGTGTGGATACTGGCAATTCTCTCAGGGTAAAGAGGTTTTAACTACTCTTTCTGTTATTCAGAGAGGAATTGTCTCTGACCAGGCCCATAAAGAGCAGGAAAAGTCAGCTGAAATTCACAATGAGACTTTGTGAACAGGGTTTTGATCAGATCTCGTCTCATTTACCTTCTGAATGCGACCTTGTTTTCACTGTAATAGAATTGAGCTGTGACAAAGTGAACTTGAAATTCAGTTCTTGTGGCTGTGCCGAGCTTGGAACCAACAGATACTGAGTAGAGTTgatctttttctattttcattttaacactTTTCTGGAAGAATTAAATGTAACTTTCTCTGCAAGGAGAAAGCAACGGAGCTGTTGATCAGGTGAATCCAacaagctgaaaataaaatgtgtgtgaTCATTCCTTAATTGTGCAGcagacatttttctctcttttaaaaccactttaaaaCTTACTGGGAACTTTTCTGGATTCTTAGTGCTTGTTTAGATGCTAAAATTTGAACTAAACAGTGATGCTTCAACTATAAGGTGGTCTCTACTATTTGGTTACATTCCTGTCATGGGAGAGTCTCTTCTGGTGGCCACCCTTGAAAAGAATGTCCTACCAATAGTTCATCTGCAGATTTAAACCACTAACAAGTAGTTTTGTCATGACTTAGTCTTTAAGTTACCAAAAGTACCTTTTCTTGGGTGCTTTTTGCACTCCAGATCTCTAGACTAGTATTTATAACTAAAAAAATCAGCCAACCTTTACCAAGTGTTCAGCTCAAATGTCAGGGGTCTCTGTAGTCTCAAATTAGGAATTACTCATATCAAGATGCctattgctgctttttctttttctttgctaatGTAGCTTTTTCAGTACAGACATCTGTTGTTCCCTAGTACTTcgtaatataatttttatttctctttggtCTCTTACTCTTATCCTCCATCTCAAATATCAGTACCTGAGTTGCTTTCCTACACTCTCCACGGTGATTACATAGATCAAAATCTTTACATTAAGCCTTTTCGCTCTTTCCTCCTGTTGCATGTTGTGCCTGTTCCACAGACAATGCAATCAGGGAGGCCAGACAGTCCAACAGGCCATTAAaggcttcagaaaaaaaagctaatgTTTTAATTACTCTTAGTCTGCATTTGCTAAGTGAGTAAAAGGCCTTATTGGAGCAGGAGCTTCTATATGTAATTAGTGCTGGATTATCAAAACCACATTTGTTGTTCTGGAGCAATCTCCttgtctctttttaaaactaGGTGGAGTACAAGTGAACCTTCCCAAGGAGGTGCTGACCTGTGAAGGTGTTGCCTCTGTGACTAACACTCTGCAAACAGACTGATTAATTCAGAAGAGCCAGACTGGCCAagccttgctttgctttgtttgctgCTGCATAAACACCAGGTAGCAGAGGGCATTGTCTTTCTGTAGGACTACCctgaaagagatggaaaatggTGTGCTCCTCTGAGTTTTTGAGGATTATTCAAAGGAGTATCCAGTGCTGTTGTCATGGAAGAGTGCTGACTGCAAACCCCCTTTGTGTACCAAGCAGATCAAGCCATGATACTTTGCACAGTACAATAGTGTCATTCTTTATCCTGACTTTTGCCTAAGCTGATGGTGGAGCAGAAGTTTCAGCCATTTCACTCTCAAATATGAAGTTCTAAACAGCTCAACCAGTTTTGAAAATATCAGTAGGTGCTGGGTGGTGTCTCTTGCCACCTGCATCTCTTTGAAATTCCGGCCTTTTGAATCCAGTCCCATTCACATTTCAGCTCCCAAGAAGCTCTCAGGTCTGATTCAAATCTTTCTCAGGGCTTGATTTACTTGTGTGCATCCCTTCAGTATTTGTTACCAAGCTGTCCTGCCATTCCCAGAAGTTTTGGGATAGGAGGATTAAGCAGTGTGGCAGAACGTGCAGGGATTTTGTCTCCGGAGGTGTTGTATGAAGTAGCCCAGCAGTGCAGGTAAGGGCTGCTGTTCTATCTGCCCTACTTCTcaatgtttgcttttcttcatgcCACCGTGCAATGTGTCAGTGTGTTTCCTGTTAATTAGGATATCAGAAGATCTCTGGTCAGCAGGGAAGTTGTTTTTTAACTGTGTCATTTGCTTTAAACaaagagaggggggaaaaaggcaggagaaaatcAGGTGATTCAATAAAACAGATGTGTACAGAAgccttttaatgaaaaaagtaCTTTAAAGGAGTCAAGTGTACAGCAATCCTTCCTCTGTGCTGTACAGTCTCCATTTCCCAAAGGACATCCCTCACTGACTCTTAATCAGCCTCAATATCAATCTCAGGATCAATGCTGGAACAGGGTGAAAGGGATCTGCCAAGTCCTCTGGGCTTTCAGTTAAGCTTTGAGGTCTTAGTGGCTtatctgcttttgaaaaatggattttaaacaAGTTAATTTGGTTCTTGAAAAATTTACTCTGAGTTGACAAAAGAAGTCAGAAAACGTGTCCAGGCTCCCTGTAACATGTGCTGGTTTTCACAGGAAGTGAGTGTGGTGACTCCAAGCTAATGCCATCTTTTGTGACTTGGCTGTGACTAAATTCACACCAATGATGTCATGAATCCCATATTAATCCATTGTGTTAAATCATTCATTGTGTAGCTGGAAATCAGCTAAAGGGAACTAGGGTGCTGGAGGAATTCTGAATGTAGCACCAGAAAGCTGCTGTTCTCTGCCTTCTAACATTGCTTTGTAAATCTGTGAAGAGTCTGCCTGTTCAGTTCAATGTCTGGTGGAACTTCAGGTGTCTTCAGACATCCCAGTTGCTCTGTCTGCCTCTGGAGCAAGGGACAAGTCTCCTACAAGTGCTGCCAAATCTTAGAGTGCAGTGAAGGTATTTGAAATATACCTAAAGTTCATCTGAAATGGCACTAGACAGCTGAATGTTGGTGTCATAGACCAGATGTCATAAACCAGATGAAATTAAGATACTCCTGTGAGTATTGTTTTACTGAGGTTTGTTTTATTGAGAAAGTGAAAGTGGTGCCAGGACCTTTCCCAGGGCAGGTATCTGCCTGCCAGGCCTGGCTGTGtgttcctggtgctgctctggaTCCTCAGCACATCCTGGCAAAGCCTGAGGAAGTGCTCTCGAGTCCAGGATTTGCTGAAGTCACAGCCAGAGGATGAGCTGAAAGCCAGAATTGATAAAAGAACATATTTCAGCTAAACTACAAGTGCCAGAGCACAGTAAAATTGTGTGGGGTGgtttaataattctttttatttgttgtgCAAGTGTGGGCTGTTAATATTTCCTTTACTTAGCCATGGTGCTAAATGCTTCCAGTCCTTGATTTATACTGATTTATACTTGATTTATACTGACCTTTCCCTCAAGGAACCACTTTTCTCTCTGATGCTCAGGAGTTCTGTCCAGATGagaaattttattaaaacatcCTGGCATGTGAggacagaattccagaatgaCAGAGCCACCTCTGTCTTCTGTTTCCAGGGAGGCTTTGAATAGTTAgtccttaatttctttttccaatcTCTTCTTGCACTGTCCTTTCTGAGGTGGATTTAGGGATGACAGACACGGGACAGTAAAATTGCTGATCTGTTGcaaaagcaggagctggaatgAGAGAGCTTCAACATCCCTCGTGAGAGGACAAACTTGTCTGCAGGCAACAGTTTGCCTTTCTGAAATGTATGACTTGCAGCACGCTATGAATAGCTTGCTTTTAGTTCTTGTTAGTTATCCCGCCCTTGCAATTCAAATAAGGTATCCATTGTTTAAAAACATCACACCAAAGCTGCATCTGTCTCCGTGCTTTAGTCGTACATGACTGAAATGCTTTGTGAGATGACTCGGTGATCAGTGCTTAAATTACATCGATGGTGCAGGAGGCTTAGTACCTACTGAAACTATGGAACAGTGAATTACGTGGAATTTTGAATAtgttgaagggaaaaaaatgtgtttttattgttgtttgcCTAAGAGATGAGAGGATTAAAATTGAGGAATAAGGTACTAAATGGAACATACCCTGTTAACACCACTGTGGAACAGCAGAAGGCCATGGCATTAACCTTTGGGTTATTAATATGTTGGTGGAGGGAAGGATTAAGAAAAGGGCAGGTTGTGGGACACAAATGGGACAAAGGCCAGAGGCAAATCATTTTGTATTGActccagttttaaaaaatagattcaaggcagaaattaaaacagttttaaaggTGTTTATGTAGTCAAATGTTGTCACTTCCCAAGTGACATTATTCCTCTCTGGGACTGGGGAAGCAGGTGTTTGAACTGTTAGTATAATTAAGGGTCAGgtaaaagaaatgtaaattcaAGGCTAATGCTTTACTGCAGTGATATGTGCTATCTCAGAGCACATGGAATCCGAAGGCAGATAAATATATTGAATCTTCATTCCATactgtcacacctgtcccccTGTGACTGGTAAAATGTTTGCCTCCTACATCCCCTTAGCCTGCTACCAGTGTAATTACATTGGGTGTGCTGTCTGTTGTTACTTCTGAACAACAATCCTGTGTTTCAGCTTGGAGGATTGGGAAGTGTTCATAGTCCATTTTCTCCTGGTTATGGATGTCCCTATGGAAGGTGCTGAGAGCTCAGATCAGAAATGGAATATGATGTAGAAAAACTGAGGAGTAATCCTGATGCTTCTTCAAGAAACGCTGTAGTTGTGTTGAAAATGGgattaaaatgtcaaaagatCATCTCAAGGGATCAACTTTTATCTCATTAAAGTGATACTTTGGCTTTTGACACCAGTGGGAAGTCAGGGAGTGCTCCCTGGCAGCAAGTGGTGCATGGAAAGCTCCACAGCAGGGTATGAACCCTGTTCCTAATCCTGATTTAGTGTGACCTTGGGTGAGgtgtttcatttctctctgcttccctgtccTGTAGCTTAAACTTAATTATGTATTTCAGAGGATTTCAGTTAAATAGGTGGTAATTTTAAAGCACTTGGAGAATTAGAAGTTCTATTTATTGTTATGGTTTAATGCCTCACAAAAAGAAAGTAAGGCTGAAAATGGAGACGTTCTTACTGGGCACCCAGGTGAGGAACACAGTGATGAGGTGACCTCCACTGAGATTCAGGGCTGattgtttttctctcccctctcaAAACCAGCAGCACTGGCCAGGCAGTGAAGTTCTGTGTGATTTCAGccactgaaagcagcagcagcaatcagGGCAGTGTTGGATGGAGGCATGTGTCTGTCTGGAGTCTCCCTCAGCCCATCACCAGACTGGGGGCCAGTTAATCAGGTCACCGGGGGACTTGCCCAGCCCTCAGTGCAGCTCCTGACTGTGGAGCCTCGGGCTGTGGCTTGGCAGTCATTGGCAACCACTACACTGCTCAATTCCAAGGTCATTCAGAGGGGGCTTGCCCATAAAATAGACTTTAAAATAGTGTTTATACTTGATTTGGTGTTTTGTGATCAACATATGCACTTAgaacttttcccttttttttttttttttggcactcCTTGTGACTTTTTAGTATCGTGTGGTGCTTGTGGAAAGTGGAGTGAGGAGAATATGCAAGTCTTTCTACATCATGAAAAAACCAAGTTGGTTAATGGTTATTGATGGCTAGCAAATGCCTCGTGATTTATGACAGAACAAGTCAGCAGAGCGTGGAGTCTTGCAAAATACAAGGCACATTGAGTAAGCCTGCACAGGTTGGCAAACTGGTGGAGTACAGATAATCCCAGTTAAATATCATTAATTGTTATCCTTATGTATATGTCTTCCATTGCTCAGGATCATGTTGCAATTGTCATCTGGTGGTGATTAGAAAGATGCTGGCATCACTACAAGTGCAGCATATCTCCTAGGAAAAGGTGGTTTCCTTAGTGTCAAGCAATTTGTACGAATGTGTAATTGCctcattatttattataatgTACAGAATACCACCCACTATTTATGGAATACTGCTTAGTCACATACTGACCAGTTGACAGTCATGTTATTGAACCGGTTTGGGCATTAAAAAAGTTTTTCAGAGCACTTACTTTTGTCATAAAATTTTGTGTGAAAGGTAGAAAACCCTTTCAGATTGAATAAAAGCCCAGGACATGCAGAAGGCTTTAAATCACCCCTTAGGCTCCATTCAAGAACATCTCTGATCATTTGTAATGTGGATTTTACATCTTAAAGTGTAGTATGGTTGCAGCTTGTGTGAAAACTGCTGCTTTATGCTGGACACTTGTCCTGTTCCATGGTCAGGATGCATTCAAGTGCTTTCCCACCTGGGGTTCACCTGTGCCTCtctctgagcagggaggggctgtgctgagctggggttTCTCTGCTGGAAGTCACGTCACATCGTGgtcctttgttttcctcctgtcctTCATCTCCTGGTGTTGGCTGCATGGACACCACGAGCTCTGCTCATGTGCTGAGCTCACTCTGAGTAGGTTTTATGGGTGCCAGATCCTGGCAGCtgggttgggaatgggatgaTCCATGAGCCGGGGCCTGGGCTCTGACAAGGAGAATTCCCATCTCTGCTTTCCTGGTGCTTTCCACCGGAGATCCCGgagctgtgctgtcccctccAGCTGTAGGTGACTGAATGAAGCTGTGTgggcctggctgtccctgtaTCTCTTCCCCAAAACACTGGAGCCTTTGTCTCTGGCCTCACCGTGCCCCTGCCATGACAGAGGCTCTCTGTGTTCTCCTGCCAGCGCTGCGCCGAGTTCAGGGggcttttcttcagctgctctttgtCTGGGGGTGTTtattgtgctgctgcagagtgtgtgtgtttgagggggggggagaggaggggctCCTGTTTGTGTGGGCTTTATAAACCCAGTGCATTCTTCAAAAGAGATGCTGAGCAAACGGGGTGGTATTAATGTTAACCCTTCCAAGGTTGCTGTGTAAGGCAGGGAGTCTGCTCTCCTTTGCTCATAATGCTGTTTGATTTTTGTGGATGCTGCACATGTGTGTCAGCAAAGAGCCTCCCGAATGTGGGGAGATGGAATTCATTCTAGGATTTCCCCCCAGAGTCCTTCTGGAAGTTGTTTTTATTGCAAACACTGGCTCACTAGCCCTTTCTGTTTGCATAACTCGCTCTTACATCCTGTTTATGTGGCTTCATTGGACACCATCTCCTCATTGTGCCCCATCTCCACACTTTATGATCCTGTACTTTAGggcttttccttttgaataaGGTCCTGAATTTTCGGGAGGATTTTCTTAAATTCACGGTGTTGTCACTTGCAGTGGCATGTCATACCTGCCCTTTGAACCAGCTTCTTTTCTTTAACCAGCTTGTTACAACTTCTATGGTTCAGATGGCTCTTATTGTTTCTTCAGTGCCTGGGGTCCTGTATTTCAAGAGAGCTTTGAAAGATGAAAATCAACAACTCATAAACTTCATTTCCCTTGTAGTCACATAATGGTTTGCATTGTTGGTGGGGAAAAAGCCCAACCAACAACTGAACAGAACAGCATCAACTCTCTAAGCTCCTTTTGCTCTTCTTCCATAAGAGGATGGGAATTTAGAACATGGAAAATCTCTCCTCCGTCTCTGCTCGAAGCTGCAGCCGCACAATTGTCTTAGTGTTGGAAGTGCCAGAAGAGTTTTATATTTCACTGAATCTGTGCTCAGCATAAAAGTTTCAGTCCTTCTTTTGTGGTGATCTGCTTAAATAGAGTATAATGCAAATAGTTTTGTGTGTgataaaagtacatttttttcaaagacagtATCTTTTCTTAAGTTACTGAACATTTCCTCAGAAATGACTAAGATTAGATCCAGCATTTTACAAAGTAGTGTGAAGAACTTTTACTTTCAAATAATTAATACCCTTTTATCTTTACATCAATATAATTAATAGGGGGTTGTAGCTCATGTATTGCAGCATTTACGTAGTATATAATTACACTGGGAAACAGTTTACCAGGCTGTGTTCCTTTGCAGGggatgggaaaggaagaaatgcagaataataCAAGCCTTTGAAACATGAATCCACACAGTCAGTCATGACTAAACCTATTCAAACACTCAGGTGGTTTTTTCCAGGACTGCTCTAGGCTCCAGCATTGTTGTTGTgaaacttgttttctttgtgcaCTAACTCAAATTTGCTTCATCCCCTGTTCCTCAAGGAGCAGTTTCGGCTGCGAAGCGCACGGGGATCCCAGCACCCCGGGAATTGTCCTCATCCGTGTCCAGGGAGAGAGCTGTGCTGCGTGGTCAAGCCAACACCAggaaaacacagcccagccccacctctTCTGGTGCACCAACTCCTACCAAACACGTGCGCCCCACCAGCAAGTCCAAGCAAGAGAATGAAACTGGTGACAAGGCTGTTCTGGAATCTCAGGTTAAAGAACTCCTGGCAGAAGCAAAGACGAAAGATTCTGAAATTACCAAACTTCGTTGTGAGTTGaagaaatgcaaagagaaaGGGTCACTCAATGCTGAAGGAATGGGTGCTTCCAACCAAAATTTAGAAACAGTATCACCTGTTGACATAGATCCATTAATAAGGACCcttcaggagaaaaacaggACTTTCCAAAAAGAGCTTGCTAGCCTGGGAGAAGAAAACCGtgctttgaaagagaaattgCTTTATCTGGAGAACTCCCCTCTCTCAGACACAACCACAAGCAGCGGAGGCGACAGCAGCCTCCCAACCCCAACTACCCAAGAGTCGAGTTTTGGAAGCCCATCCAAGAATGCGTCGAGGGGCGAAGCggaggagcacaggcagcacgTGAACGGCGGTGCCCTGCGCAATTCCGGCTCTTCCAGCAGCGATGTCACCAAAGCCTCCCTGTCCCCCGACGCGTCCGACTTCGAGCACATAGCAGATGTACCTTCCAGGCCAGCATCCACCAGCAGCAACCACTTCAAAGGCTCCAAGTGCTCCACTGCAGGAAGTTCTCCAAACAATATTAGCGACCTCTCTGTGGCATCTCTTACAGAGAGAATACAAAAGATGGAGGAGAAtcaccacagcacagcagaagagctgcaggCCACTTTGCAGGAGCTGTCGGATCAGCAGCAAATGGTGCAGGAGCTGACaacagaaaatgagaagctgGTGGAAGAGAAAGCTCTCCTGGAGACTTCCTTCCGTCAGCACAGAGATAGAGCCgagcagctgagccaggaaAATGAGAAGCTCATGACTCTCCTCCAAGAGCGATCCAAGAATGAAGCTCAAGAGGAGAAGGTCCTTGAACTGGAACAGAAATGTGCAGAAGTTCTTGAAAAAGCACAATTTGAAAGAGAGAAATTGCTCAACATTCAGCAACAGTTAACCAGCAGCCTGCGAAGCTTAGAAAGGGAGCATCAGGATGCCCAGCAGGTGATAAAAAgcctgagagaagaaaatgagaagctgCTTAAACTTCTCGAAGTGGAACAGCAGAGCAACAGCACGCTGACAAAAAGTCTGGAGGACTGTAAAATTGCTTTGGAAGGTCTGAAAATTGAGAATGGCTCTCTCAAAACTCAGCTGgagaatgagaaacaaaaggCTGCAGAAATCAACGTGATGGGCTGCACCTCTGACAACTCTGAGGTGCAGGAGATGCTCAAAGTAGCCCATGCAGAAAAGGCCCAGTTAGAAGCCTCTTGCACTGAGCTGAAACAAGAGCTGCTGAAGGCAAACAGTGAACTGAAGCACATTCAGGGGCTGCTGTCTAAGGTAAAACAGTAACAGCTCTAAAATAAAGTGGTTGTTTCTGTCCTTTCACAAATAGGTTGGTCCTTACATTGTTATAGAGCTGTTGATTGCAAGTTTCCAGGATTTAAATTGTATGATTAGCTGTTAGTAGAAGCTGGCATTATATGATATTGTCTCAGTTTCTGCTGCTCTACCcatattttctcagaaataacTATTGGCATATCTGTATTTATAAATTCATAACTATTTTGTCCTAATATCTTCTGTAGAATTTACTCTTTCAGTAAATAGAACTGTGTCTATCAGAATTGGAGCAAAGAGCAGATCAATAAAAAGTACTTTGATATGGTGTGAACAAATAGTGTAAATCACTTGCTAATCAGATGAAGAGAAGGGCATAAATAGTTAGCTGTGAATATTAAATTCTGAATAATGAATCACAATTAATTAGCAGTGAAGTGTAGGTGTCATTGGTCATGAGAACACAAGGACATGAATTAATGCTCAGGGAAGCTGATTGGGGCAGCAACAAGTCACAGCAACATCAAGCTCCAGATGAGAtcattttcataaaacaaatatttttacaaaggaaagaaatgctctGGTTTGGGATAGGTaaagtaacattaaaaaaaaaattagaacaatTTACTTCATTTGTGAGTTCAAAGTTTTGCTCCAAACAAGGTTAAGCAAGTTACTGTCCCTgttttctgtgtgattctggctgttcagaggagctgcagtgtgAGCCATCATTCAACAAGTGTTAATAAAGCACAAGGAGTGATTatgtcccagtgctgcagaaggAGTGAAAGTGTGCAGCCTTTCCTgtctggggaggggagcaggagaagaATGATAAAATTGGCTGCAGATGAAGAGAGCATTGCCAAAAAGCACCTCCGTGATTTGAGAGATTTAGAAAATCCAGATGTCCTTTCAGCTAAAATAGGTGACCACAGCAAATGGAGTTAGTAGAGGAAGCTTTCCTCCACTTTTCCCAAGTGCTTTCTGGAGCTGCAGGTCAtgaagaataaatgaaaaactgCTGAGTGCTCAGACTCTGTACCAAACTTTTTATTGCTTGGTTTGGAAACCACAGATTTCCCTCTTTTTACTCTTCCCTTCCGTCAAATTAAGCTGTTTTGAATCATTGGCTATTTGTGACACCCAAACAAGACCACAGGCTTCTGTAAGGCTGCCCTGCAGTgaggctgtgccagtgctgctcactgAATTGGCAGCCTGCACCTTTTCCATAACTTGTTCCTAGTCAGAGAGCTCCCCTCAAACCTGGAAGCATTGATCAGTGGGCTGAGCCAACAAACTGAAGTGCAGCAGATTCCCCCTTCAGTAATTCCAGATGTCCCATACTCAGAAATACACTTATCTGCAGTagctggctctgctgtgtgtgttttcaCAGTCCATTGAAAATGCACATGGTAAAAGCAGCAAATTGTTAGTGTGGATGGACTGATCATCAGCCTGGCCCTAAGGCAGTGATATCACTTTCATAATGTGCTACAGAAATAGAAGTGGAGATTTCCGGGAATATAATTCCTCTCCCTTCATTGACTGCAGAGATTGGTTTGGAATTGTGATCATCATAtagaaaatttcatttcctttgcagCATCTTGTATTATCTTTATTGCCAGGAAAGAAAACTGACATTCATCGCTCATCTCTGCTTCCTGAGACTCTCATTTTCATTGAAACTGGGTGTACACAATGCTTAAATCCACAAGGTGCCCAGTAAAGTCTCTAATCAGTGACATCTCCTAAGAAATAAGGACAAACTTgcaccttttttcttccctcccaggCTGAGAATGAGTATGGCCAGCTGAAGGAGGTGTGTGACCGACAGGctgagcagctgagcagaaCCAGCCAGAAGCTGCAGGAGAAGACATCAGAGAATGAAGCAGATATCAAAAACCTGAAGGAGACCATTTTTGAGTTGGAAGACCAGGTGGAACAACATCGTGCTATAAAACTCCACAACAACCAGCTCATCAGTGACCTAGAAAGTAGGTGGAGCTGGAAAAAAGGATTGAAGTGAGCTTATTTGCAGGGCTAAATTATGGCTGCAACAGGGAGGAGGAGGTCTGACCTTTACAAATATTCCAGTTTTGGATATTCCCTTCTGTTCATGCATAAAAGTACTATTTATCAGAGAGTGCTATAGATGAGACATTAGAGACAGTCTCCAAGCCTCATTGTTCAGTGAAGGAAGTATTACCCATTACAGAAATTGGAATTACTGGACTTCTAATAAAGAGTTTTTAGGGCAGAGCACTGGGAAGAGCAGTGAAGTCGAGGTTGCTGTGGatggggagctgggagctgccacctGGTGGAACCAGTGGCTGTTCCTCACATCAGTGATCCCTCGGGATGTGTGTGCTGAGCAAGTGAATCCACGTGGGATTGTTTAAATTTCAGTCTGGTTTAATACCTGAAAATAATGACATATTTTAGAGATGCCTGAGCACCAGATCTACAGTTGGTTCCATTCCTGGTCATTGGTAGTGTCTTAATTCAGTTTAGTCTATTTTAGTGGCATTTccagaagcaaaaccaaatcagctgctctgcccttccATTCTCACTTTCACTGTTGCCCTGATGTGGTTAATGAACTTTTTTATCATTCCTAGGTAAAGCAATGAAGCTGGAAGAACAAAAACAAGA
Above is a genomic segment from Vidua chalybeata isolate OUT-0048 chromosome 20, bVidCha1 merged haplotype, whole genome shotgun sequence containing:
- the SPECC1 gene encoding cytospin-B isoform X3 encodes the protein MGNQPGRAEEHEQGAVSAAKRTGIPAPRELSSSVSRERAVLRGQANTRKTQPSPTSSGAPTPTKHVRPTSKSKQENETGDKAVLESQVKELLAEAKTKDSEITKLRCELKKCKEKGSLNAEGMGASNQNLETVSPVDIDPLIRTLQEKNRTFQKELASLGEENRALKEKLLYLENSPLSDTTTSSGGDSSLPTPTTQESSFGSPSKNASRGEAEEHRQHVNGGALRNSGSSSSDVTKASLSPDASDFEHIADVPSRPASTSSNHFKGSKCSTAGSSPNNISDLSVASLTERIQKMEENHHSTAEELQATLQELSDQQQMVQELTTENEKLVEEKALLETSFRQHRDRAEQLSQENEKLMTLLQERSKNEAQEEKVLELEQKCAEVLEKAQFEREKLLNIQQQLTSSLRSLEREHQDAQQVIKSLREENEKLLKLLEVEQQSNSTLTKSLEDCKIALEGLKIENGSLKTQLENEKQKAAEINVMGCTSDNSEVQEMLKVAHAEKAQLEASCTELKQELLKANSELKHIQGLLSKAENEYGQLKEVCDRQAEQLSRTSQKLQEKTSENEADIKNLKETIFELEDQVEQHRAIKLHNNQLISDLESKAMKLEEQKQDTERQLKALTKQMKEDTEEWRRFQADLQTAVVVANDIKCEAQQELRVVKRKLQEEEEKSARLQKELDEVKGSSRLAAEEVDSLESDTASRWQGVCLSRASPTPPESAATVKSLIKSFDLGCSGSSGQNIPVQKVPRSPLSGIPVRTAPAAAVSPMQRHSVYNNAKPASKGIARHADLSDLPLADLLKGRNEELKPDHYLRKSPSLESLSKPPMAFSSRMLSSTPSCLKPQSKLSVERKDPLAALAREYGGSKRNALLKWCQKKTEGYQNIDITNFSSSWSDGLAFCALLHTYLPAHIPYQELNSQDKKRNLLLAFQAAESVGIKPSLELSEMMHTDRPDWQSVMQYVAQIYKYFET
- the SPECC1 gene encoding cytospin-B isoform X5 yields the protein MKSSARPWSAIAKQGSHGVDRGKPLSTTSTGMKTSKSSTSLAFESRLSKLKRASSEDMLTKPGPAAVSGVSRLKKTITTGAISELAESRLKPSTGAVSAAKRTGIPAPRELSSSVSRERAVLRGQANTRKTQPSPTSSGAPTPTKHVRPTSKSKQENETGDKAVLESQVKELLAEAKTKDSEITKLRCELKKCKEKGSLNAEGMGASNQNLETVSPVDIDPLIRTLQEKNRTFQKELASLGEENRALKEKLLYLENSPLSDTTTSSGGDSSLPTPTTQESSFGSPSKNASRGEAEEHRQHVNGGALRNSGSSSSDVTKASLSPDASDFEHIADVPSRPASTSSNHFKGSKCSTAGSSPNNISDLSVASLTERIQKMEENHHSTAEELQATLQELSDQQQMVQELTTENEKLVEEKALLETSFRQHRDRAEQLSQENEKLMTLLQERSKNEAQEEKVLELEQKCAEVLEKAQFEREKLLNIQQQLTSSLRSLEREHQDAQQVIKSLREENEKLLKLLEVEQQSNSTLTKSLEDCKIALEGLKIENGSLKTQLENEKQKAAEINVMGCTSDNSEVQEMLKVAHAEKAQLEASCTELKQELLKANSELKHIQGLLSKAENEYGQLKEVCDRQAEQLSRTSQKLQEKTSENEADIKNLKETIFELEDQVEQHRAIKLHNNQLISDLESKAMKLEEQKQDTERQLKALTKQMKEDTEEWRRFQADLQTAVVVANDIKCEAQQELRVVKRKLQEEEEKSARLQKELDEVKGSSRCLISAS